Proteins from one Hallerella porci genomic window:
- the cas6 gene encoding CRISPR system precrRNA processing endoribonuclease RAMP protein Cas6 — protein sequence MFAIPHLQITRIYYRLVIENYKRFFRFPEAGIRGALGYYLYDEITKDFASPAHRENCTHLYSALLGPLPGTPAPPEGPQPRSINLRFFALPQEHDKAGLEITFFGLSSTLSDTLEKCLTALGEEGIGHDATRFYIDGMRPPTVTDIADVQVSNNDSLKLVFFTPTTFRHYRKESTDWNLEMFSWNLLQRIELLCKAYGSIDGTDWNFDELLQDLLAMESQAATTKTTRSRLSSRQNKRIDYSGFTGTVTLKNISETARALLSIGEMVGVGKNTTFGGGRYAITV from the coding sequence ATGTTCGCAATTCCGCACCTCCAAATTACACGTATCTATTACAGGCTTGTTATCGAAAACTACAAGCGTTTTTTCAGGTTTCCAGAAGCGGGCATACGCGGAGCACTTGGTTATTACCTGTACGATGAAATCACCAAGGATTTTGCAAGCCCCGCCCACCGTGAAAACTGCACGCACCTTTACAGTGCGCTCCTTGGCCCATTGCCGGGCACACCCGCACCGCCCGAAGGTCCGCAACCCCGTTCCATAAACCTGCGATTTTTCGCCTTGCCGCAGGAACACGACAAAGCCGGGCTAGAAATCACCTTCTTTGGACTGTCCAGCACACTTTCCGATACACTCGAAAAATGCCTGACCGCTCTTGGCGAAGAAGGTATCGGACACGATGCGACACGTTTCTACATCGACGGGATGCGCCCACCAACCGTCACAGACATTGCAGATGTTCAGGTCTCCAATAACGATTCGCTCAAGCTCGTTTTTTTCACGCCGACAACATTTAGGCACTACCGCAAGGAATCCACAGACTGGAACCTTGAAATGTTCTCGTGGAACTTGCTACAAAGAATCGAGTTGCTCTGCAAGGCTTACGGCAGTATAGACGGCACAGACTGGAACTTCGACGAACTTTTGCAGGATTTACTCGCCATGGAATCCCAGGCGGCAACCACCAAGACAACAAGGTCTCGACTGAGTTCTCGCCAGAACAAGCGCATCGACTACTCCGGATTCACCGGCACGGTGACCCTAAAGAACATTTCCGAAACAGCGAGAGCGCTCCTTTCGATAGGGGAAATGGTCGGAGTCGGCAAGAACACCACCT
- a CDS encoding AAA family ATPase, which translates to MENPFVLRPYESAELFCDRERETRDIIDDLQNGIHVTLISPRRYGKTGLVYHVFDELAKKRRSMTLCYCDIYSADNLEDFVKLLSESIVSTVKAEPTLKKFFSFFSGIRPLVSYAPVSGSPQVSITYQNDGQKLSTLKSIFDFLGSQKKTFVIAFDEFQIIRNFKGVNMEALLRTYIQPLKNVRFVFCGSQKHIMTDMFVNEKSPFYESTHVVYLDKIQPDIYGAFIRKLFGMGSRRIDDDALEFILEWTRCHTFYVQYLCHRLFRDAGKKITLSDVRLSCAEILREGMNGFLERRNLLTDKQWQFLKAVAKEGSVAQPTAGSFLNKYKLGTAAAVKRIVTSLVEKELLLETLSLKGKNYCVYNVFLSRWLESV; encoded by the coding sequence ATGGAAAATCCTTTTGTTTTACGCCCTTACGAAAGCGCTGAACTTTTTTGCGATCGCGAAAGAGAAACACGGGATATTATAGACGATTTGCAAAACGGCATCCATGTGACGCTGATTTCTCCGCGTCGTTATGGCAAAACGGGATTGGTCTATCACGTTTTTGATGAACTTGCCAAAAAACGCCGCTCCATGACGCTTTGCTATTGCGACATTTACTCGGCAGACAATCTGGAGGATTTTGTCAAACTCCTTTCGGAATCCATTGTCTCAACTGTGAAGGCCGAGCCTACTTTAAAGAAGTTCTTCTCGTTTTTTTCGGGAATTCGTCCATTGGTGTCGTACGCCCCTGTTTCGGGTTCGCCACAGGTAAGCATTACGTACCAGAACGATGGGCAGAAGCTTTCTACGCTCAAAAGTATTTTTGATTTCCTAGGTTCCCAAAAAAAGACGTTTGTCATTGCATTTGATGAATTCCAAATTATCCGCAATTTTAAGGGAGTGAATATGGAGGCGCTGTTGCGCACCTATATCCAGCCGCTAAAAAATGTACGCTTCGTGTTTTGCGGGAGCCAAAAGCATATCATGACGGATATGTTTGTGAACGAAAAAAGCCCGTTCTACGAAAGTACGCATGTTGTTTATCTCGACAAAATCCAGCCGGATATCTATGGCGCGTTTATCAGGAAACTGTTTGGCATGGGGAGTCGTCGCATTGATGACGATGCTCTTGAGTTTATCTTGGAGTGGACCCGTTGCCATACGTTTTATGTGCAGTATCTTTGCCACCGCTTGTTCCGTGATGCTGGCAAGAAAATTACTTTGTCCGATGTGCGTCTGTCTTGTGCCGAAATTTTGCGAGAGGGAATGAATGGCTTCTTGGAACGTCGTAACTTGCTGACGGATAAACAGTGGCAGTTCTTGAAAGCGGTTGCCAAGGAAGGCTCCGTTGCACAACCCACGGCGGGTAGCTTTTTGAATAAATATAAACTGGGAACCGCTGCAGCCGTAAAACGGATTGTCACATCGCTTGTGGAAAAGGAACTTTTGCTTGAAACTCTCTCGCTAAAGGGCAAAAACTACTGCGTTTATAATGTTTTCTTGAGTCGCTGGCTTGAATCTGTTTAA
- a CDS encoding Panacea domain-containing protein gives MPRALQIANRLIKFAELDTANGGELLSNLKLQKLLYYEQGFHLALFNSPLFSDDIEAWMYGSVVPSVYDYYKKFGSNGIVLEDDPQLIQLTPQEEDLLFQVYERYKSYSAIGLMDLTHGESPWINAVPHDRGTVISNESMRTFFLRQLDG, from the coding sequence ATGCCCAGAGCACTGCAAATAGCAAACAGGTTAATCAAGTTCGCCGAGCTTGACACCGCGAACGGCGGCGAGCTTCTTTCTAACCTGAAGCTCCAAAAGTTGCTATACTACGAACAGGGCTTTCACCTGGCCTTGTTCAACAGCCCATTATTCTCGGACGACATCGAGGCTTGGATGTACGGATCCGTAGTCCCGTCCGTTTATGACTACTACAAGAAATTCGGAAGCAACGGAATCGTTCTAGAAGACGATCCGCAACTTATTCAGCTAACCCCACAGGAAGAAGACCTGCTGTTCCAGGTTTACGAGCGTTACAAATCCTACTCTGCCATAGGGTTAATGGACCTGACCCACGGCGAGTCTCCATGGATAAACGCAGTTCCTCACGACAGAGGCACCGTCATCTCGAACGAATCTATGAGAACCTTCTTCCTGCGTCAACTTGATGGCTAA
- the cps2T gene encoding beta 1-4 rhamnosyltransferase Cps2T, producing the protein MADVQHIFIVGSKGIPGAYGGYETFVDKLTEYHQDDIRFKYHVACKAEENSEFEYHNARCFKVKVPKIGAAAAIAYDVLAIKQSIAYIKKNKIPHPIVYCLACRIGPFARKFRKQIHKLGGKFYVNPDGHEWLRAKWPLPVRKYWKYSEKHMVKHADLLVCDSKNIEKYIRESYAKYNPQTTFIAYGAEIRRSRLADNDEKFTDWLAEKGLKPKEYYLVVGRFVPENNYETMIREFILSKTSKNFALITNVNESFLDELKKKTRFDRDPRIKFVGTVYDQELLMKIREQAYGYFHGHEVGGTNPSLLEALASSDLNLLLDVGFNKEVGEDTAIYWNKTQGDLANIIEKADAMIETEIKALADASTKRIADAYSWEFISGEYAKVWVK; encoded by the coding sequence ATGGCAGATGTTCAGCATATTTTCATAGTTGGCAGCAAGGGTATCCCAGGGGCATACGGCGGGTACGAAACCTTCGTCGATAAACTGACCGAATATCACCAGGATGACATCCGTTTCAAGTACCATGTGGCGTGTAAGGCCGAAGAAAACAGCGAGTTTGAGTATCACAACGCTCGCTGCTTCAAGGTAAAAGTCCCGAAAATCGGTGCGGCGGCGGCCATCGCCTACGATGTCCTGGCCATCAAGCAGAGCATCGCCTATATCAAGAAGAACAAGATTCCGCACCCTATCGTGTATTGCCTGGCCTGCCGAATCGGTCCGTTTGCGCGGAAGTTCCGGAAGCAAATCCACAAGCTGGGCGGCAAGTTCTACGTGAACCCCGACGGTCACGAGTGGCTCCGTGCCAAGTGGCCCTTGCCCGTGCGCAAGTACTGGAAGTATTCCGAAAAGCACATGGTCAAGCATGCCGACCTGCTCGTTTGCGACAGCAAGAACATCGAAAAATACATCCGCGAAAGCTATGCCAAGTATAACCCGCAGACGACTTTCATCGCCTACGGTGCCGAAATCCGCCGTAGCCGCTTGGCCGACAACGACGAGAAGTTTACGGACTGGCTCGCCGAAAAGGGCCTGAAGCCCAAGGAATACTACCTGGTGGTGGGCCGCTTTGTGCCCGAGAACAACTACGAGACCATGATCCGCGAGTTCATTCTGAGCAAGACATCCAAGAACTTCGCGCTCATTACCAACGTGAACGAGTCGTTCCTCGACGAGCTCAAGAAAAAGACCAGGTTCGACAGGGATCCGCGAATCAAGTTCGTGGGCACCGTGTACGACCAGGAACTGCTCATGAAAATCCGCGAGCAGGCCTACGGGTACTTCCATGGGCACGAAGTCGGCGGCACCAATCCTAGCCTGTTGGAAGCCCTTGCAAGTTCTGATTTGAACCTGCTATTGGATGTTGGCTTCAACAAGGAAGTGGGTGAAGATACCGCCATCTACTGGAACAAGACCCAAGGCGACCTGGCCAACATCATCGAAAAGGCCGATGCCATGATCGAAACCGAAATCAAGGCACTGGCAGACGCCAGCACCAAGCGCATCGCAGACGCATACAGCTGGGAATTTATTTCCGGAGAGTATGCTAAGGTGTGGGTGAAGTAA
- a CDS encoding glycosyltransferase: MTKFCMDLMIQQKKDGNEVALIWPGQMNFLFKEVSIKKQYPQFGILSFEIVNPLPVSFDEGILDINEFTKSTNSSCFKKFLEQEKPDVIHVHTFMGLHREFLEEAQKLKIRLVFSVHDFFAVCPKVTLFRNGQVCSKATDCTLCEHCNKSALSLNKIKILQSPVYRFLKDSPLVKKIRKGHRDNYFKEENNYTDTWIATEQSSIRYKTLRNYYGSMIDLFDSIHYNSTLTKNVFEKFFIPKNTCIIPITHSSIKDNRKIKTFNDCLRITYLGPQNGAKGYFLLKECLDGLYKERQNFTLNIFFTPIDAAPYMNIHGRYTYDQLEQIFDETDVLVAPSIWYETFGYTVLEALSFGAPVITSENVGAKDIFDSKCGIVVKNFSCDTLKNTIKQLNSRQLQEMNSNIMSAINIDSISVMTKKIHDLCYKEN, encoded by the coding sequence ATGACCAAATTCTGCATGGATTTGATGATTCAACAGAAAAAAGACGGAAATGAAGTTGCACTTATTTGGCCCGGCCAAATGAACTTTCTTTTTAAAGAAGTTTCCATAAAGAAGCAGTACCCTCAATTTGGCATCTTAAGTTTTGAAATAGTAAATCCGCTCCCAGTGTCCTTCGACGAGGGCATACTTGACATTAACGAATTTACAAAAAGCACCAATTCTTCATGCTTCAAAAAATTTCTAGAGCAAGAAAAACCGGATGTAATCCACGTACATACCTTTATGGGTTTGCATCGTGAGTTCTTAGAAGAAGCCCAAAAGTTAAAGATACGATTAGTTTTTTCAGTACATGACTTTTTTGCGGTTTGCCCCAAGGTAACATTGTTCCGTAATGGTCAGGTTTGTTCAAAAGCAACCGATTGCACTCTTTGCGAACATTGCAATAAATCGGCATTATCTTTGAATAAAATCAAGATACTGCAGTCTCCTGTGTATAGGTTCCTTAAAGACTCTCCTTTGGTAAAAAAAATTCGTAAGGGGCATCGAGACAATTATTTTAAAGAAGAGAATAATTATACAGATACATGGATTGCCACCGAACAATCATCGATCAGGTACAAGACTCTCCGTAATTACTACGGGAGTATGATTGATTTGTTTGATTCCATACACTATAATAGCACCTTAACCAAGAACGTCTTTGAAAAGTTCTTTATTCCTAAAAATACTTGCATAATTCCTATTACTCATTCAAGTATTAAGGACAATCGAAAGATTAAAACTTTCAATGATTGTCTGCGCATTACTTACCTAGGACCTCAAAATGGGGCAAAAGGGTATTTTTTGCTAAAAGAGTGTTTGGACGGCTTGTACAAAGAGCGCCAGAACTTTACACTGAACATATTCTTCACTCCAATAGATGCAGCCCCATACATGAATATACATGGGCGTTATACGTATGATCAACTGGAGCAAATTTTTGACGAAACGGATGTTTTGGTAGCTCCTAGTATTTGGTATGAAACTTTTGGCTATACCGTTTTAGAAGCACTAAGTTTTGGTGCACCCGTTATTACAAGTGAAAATGTCGGCGCTAAAGATATTTTTGACAGTAAATGCGGCATTGTCGTTAAAAATTTCAGCTGCGACACTTTGAAAAATACGATCAAACAGCTGAATTCTCGGCAACTGCAAGAAATGAATTCCAACATCATGAGCGCAATCAATATTGACTCGATTTCTGTTATGACAAAAAAAATCCACGATTTATGCTATAAGGAAAACTAA
- a CDS encoding glycosyltransferase family 4 protein, translating into MKIAFVIGAPVTHSGHGVVSQGMTWKKGLEERGHEVVLVQSWNYYDWKSFDAILFFMHNEFVVDYINAVSKVNPNIYYAPVLDPDFSIFMMKAISNWGCSRLKIYNRYYKTKRIFPCVKYVLVRSEFEAKYVEKGWNVPKEKILKVPLSFNLKPEVTNFERENYCFHASYLADARKNVKRLIDSAKKYGFELKLAGKLRNSEEERTIYSWIGDVKNISYLGFLSKEDLLSHYTRAKVFALPSINEGVGIVALDAASMGCDVVITNLGGPQEYYNGLATPVNPYDIDEIGKAIQSCLNGKTNQPALQRHIHENYSLQKISEILENAFRN; encoded by the coding sequence ATGAAAATCGCATTTGTTATTGGTGCTCCTGTTACACATAGCGGTCATGGCGTTGTTAGTCAAGGAATGACATGGAAAAAAGGCCTCGAAGAACGTGGTCATGAAGTTGTTTTAGTTCAAAGCTGGAATTATTACGATTGGAAATCATTCGATGCGATTCTCTTCTTTATGCACAACGAGTTTGTCGTTGATTACATCAATGCAGTCTCAAAGGTAAATCCAAATATTTATTATGCTCCTGTATTAGATCCTGATTTCAGCATCTTTATGATGAAAGCAATTTCTAACTGGGGATGTTCAAGGCTGAAAATCTACAACCGCTATTATAAAACAAAGCGCATTTTTCCCTGCGTAAAATATGTTCTGGTAAGATCAGAGTTTGAAGCCAAGTACGTTGAAAAAGGATGGAATGTTCCTAAGGAGAAAATCTTAAAGGTTCCCTTGTCTTTCAACCTAAAGCCTGAAGTAACTAACTTTGAACGCGAAAACTACTGTTTTCATGCCAGTTACTTAGCAGACGCTCGCAAAAATGTCAAAAGGTTAATTGATTCTGCAAAAAAATACGGTTTTGAGCTAAAACTTGCCGGGAAACTACGAAACTCCGAAGAAGAACGAACAATCTATTCCTGGATCGGAGATGTCAAAAACATTTCTTATTTAGGTTTTCTTTCCAAAGAGGATTTGCTTTCGCACTATACACGAGCAAAGGTATTCGCCCTGCCCAGTATTAATGAAGGGGTCGGAATTGTCGCTTTAGACGCTGCTTCTATGGGCTGCGACGTTGTGATAACTAACTTAGGCGGCCCGCAGGAATATTACAACGGATTAGCAACACCAGTCAATCCATATGATATTGACGAAATCGGCAAAGCGATACAATCTTGTTTGAACGGAAAAACAAACCAGCCAGCCTTACAAAGGCATATACATGAAAATTACTCCTTGCAGAAAATTTCGGAGATACTAGAGAATGCCTTCCGTAATTAA
- a CDS encoding glycosyltransferase family 2 protein: MNKVSVIIPVYNAEKFIARCVESILSQSFTETEILLIDDGSSDKSFEICKEYAIFDSRVISLHKENGGVSSARNYGIEKASGDWILFVDVDDYIDREYIEHFFKNPIHENILVIQNEYHDCYNGQNQQVKSVIHGSDVALGYFSVKDFCCLSQGLKKSSLGPYVKLFSAKIIKENKLRFMEGSAYCEDMLFFIRYLNHCDGIYHIGYTGYHYIITQGQASLTRRKIPYNEYLNSFFEYCECRKALLTKYKEIDISWCCRKLLSGCIYGLRGMMSSAVSQQQSLNTIRSVQYELNKMSFSFKQSNWKIFLFIFFIRKLNPKVTYSFLKLLSSKY; encoded by the coding sequence ATGAATAAGGTAAGTGTCATCATTCCCGTGTACAATGCGGAAAAATTTATCGCACGATGTGTCGAGTCAATTTTATCCCAAAGTTTTACAGAAACAGAAATTTTGTTAATTGACGACGGTTCTTCCGACAAATCTTTCGAAATATGCAAAGAGTATGCAATTTTTGACAGCAGGGTAATCTCCTTGCACAAGGAAAACGGAGGCGTCAGTTCTGCAAGAAATTATGGCATTGAAAAAGCTTCCGGAGATTGGATTCTATTTGTTGATGTTGATGATTACATAGACCGGGAATATATCGAACATTTTTTTAAAAATCCCATCCATGAAAACATTTTAGTCATTCAAAATGAATATCATGATTGTTATAACGGACAAAATCAACAGGTAAAGTCCGTTATTCACGGAAGCGATGTTGCTTTGGGTTATTTCTCCGTTAAAGATTTTTGTTGCTTATCACAAGGATTAAAAAAATCCAGTTTGGGACCATATGTAAAATTGTTCTCTGCAAAGATTATAAAAGAAAACAAACTTCGTTTTATGGAAGGGTCCGCATATTGCGAGGACATGCTGTTTTTTATTAGATATCTAAACCATTGCGATGGAATTTACCATATTGGATATACAGGATATCACTATATCATTACCCAGGGACAAGCTTCATTAACCCGCCGTAAAATTCCTTATAACGAATATTTAAATAGTTTTTTTGAATATTGCGAATGTAGAAAAGCTTTGTTGACAAAATACAAAGAAATTGACATTAGCTGGTGTTGTCGAAAACTGCTAAGTGGCTGTATCTATGGACTTAGAGGAATGATGTCCTCTGCTGTTTCTCAACAACAAAGTCTCAATACAATAAGATCTGTTCAATATGAGTTAAACAAAATGTCCTTTTCCTTCAAACAATCTAATTGGAAAATATTTCTATTCATTTTTTTCATTCGAAAATTGAATCCAAAGGTCACCTATTCCTTTTTGAAACTTCTCTCCTCTAAGTACTAA
- a CDS encoding glycosyltransferase family 2 protein: MNKPKVSVIIPVYNGEKYLRDCLDSVLNQTYENLEIIIINDGSKDQSEDICLQYFQKDKRIVYKSKKNEGVSVARNHALDLATGEFILFMDCDDLLSLNAISFLLTTAQEHHVDSVAFNYCQFRGEFKRFIPFSLHDKHIFCREILIEQLYNYHTSNIDLGLAFRAVWGKLLSASVIKKANIRFPEGMSLSEDACFMFNYVMACDKIYVVDEPLYHYRLNDNSATQSHKSNLVSIELQEYAFIQKNKNRININWDAVLSKYWMTLCFNILVNNFKKNNVKDSTVFFDTWNELKSMQLAPQIRIQKNVKDSIWNLCLHFKLYFFQTVFLFLLYKKKSLKK, translated from the coding sequence ATGAACAAACCTAAAGTTTCAGTAATAATCCCTGTATATAATGGGGAGAAATATTTACGAGATTGCCTGGATTCAGTTTTAAATCAGACTTACGAGAATCTAGAGATCATCATTATAAATGACGGATCCAAAGACCAGTCCGAAGACATTTGTCTTCAGTATTTTCAAAAAGACAAGCGCATCGTTTATAAAAGCAAAAAGAATGAAGGGGTTTCTGTAGCAAGAAATCACGCTTTAGATCTAGCAACAGGCGAGTTCATCTTGTTCATGGACTGCGACGATCTTCTTTCTTTAAACGCGATTTCATTTTTACTTACGACGGCTCAGGAACACCACGTAGATTCTGTAGCTTTCAATTATTGTCAATTTAGGGGTGAATTTAAGAGATTTATTCCATTTTCATTGCATGACAAACACATTTTTTGTAGAGAGATTCTGATAGAACAACTTTACAACTACCATACATCTAACATTGACTTGGGATTGGCGTTTCGAGCTGTTTGGGGAAAACTATTAAGCGCAAGTGTAATAAAAAAAGCAAACATTCGATTTCCTGAAGGAATGTCTTTAAGTGAAGATGCTTGCTTTATGTTCAACTATGTGATGGCTTGTGATAAAATCTATGTGGTTGATGAGCCTTTATATCATTACCGATTAAATGACAATTCGGCAACACAAAGTCACAAGAGCAATTTAGTGTCTATCGAATTGCAGGAGTACGCCTTTATACAAAAAAACAAGAATAGAATCAACATTAACTGGGATGCAGTACTTTCTAAATACTGGATGACACTATGCTTCAACATCCTTGTAAATAACTTCAAAAAAAACAATGTTAAAGACTCAACTGTTTTTTTTGATACATGGAATGAATTAAAAAGTATGCAATTAGCACCTCAAATAAGGATTCAAAAAAACGTAAAGGACTCTATATGGAATTTATGCTTGCATTTCAAGCTATATTTTTTTCAAACCGTATTTTTGTTTTTATTGTATAAGAAGAAATCGCTAAAAAAATGA